The following are encoded together in the Mammaliicoccus vitulinus genome:
- the purL gene encoding phosphoribosylformylglycinamidine synthase subunit PurL, translating into MSKFLEPSIEEIEKEYLYRDMGLTDKEYQKVISILGRKPNFTEIGIFSVMWSEHCSYKHSKPFLKQFPTSGEHVLMGPGEGAGVVDIGDNQAVVFKVESHNHPSAIEPYQGAATGVGGIIRDIVSIGARPISLLNSLRFGELTNKTNRRLFSGVVKGIGGYGNCIGIPTVAGEIEFDGRYDGNPLVNAMCVGIIDHDKIQKGTAKGIGNPVIYVGLKTGRDGIHGATFASEELSEASESKRPSVQIGDPFVGKKLMEATLEAITYPELVGIQDMGAAGLTSSSSEMAAKGEGGIHLHLEKVPTREEGISPYEMMLSETQERMLLVVEKGTEQKFLDLFEHHELDSAVIGEVTDTNRFVLSYEDEVYADIPVEPLADEAPVYILEGEAKEHNEDAHQYDNIDVKDVFSKLINHPTIASKHYAYDQYDQQVGANTIIKPGISAGVVRVEGTKKAIASTIDGEARYVYNNPYEGGKMVVAEAYRNLISVGAKPLAMTDCLNYGSPEKKEIYQQLTDSTRGMAEACEALNTPVVSGNVSLYNETKGTSIFPTPVVGMVGLIEDVSYLNDFEPKVNERIYIVGETKNDFGGSQIEKLLYKEVNHEPSSIDLNAEVQRGEQIKEAIHAQTVSHVQAIGKGGIAISLAKVSSHFNLGLDVTVPLSNAQLFSETQGRYILVAKESQTVEVDGAVEIGKITDDGEFTLTNESSQIKYHVSDLDEQLKGAIAQCMKSRV; encoded by the coding sequence ATGTCTAAGTTTTTAGAACCTAGTATAGAAGAAATAGAAAAAGAATATTTATATAGAGATATGGGCTTAACAGATAAAGAATATCAAAAAGTAATCAGTATTTTAGGTAGAAAACCTAATTTTACTGAGATTGGTATTTTTTCAGTAATGTGGAGTGAACATTGTTCTTATAAGCATTCTAAGCCATTTTTAAAGCAATTCCCTACTTCTGGCGAACATGTATTGATGGGACCAGGTGAAGGTGCTGGTGTTGTCGATATCGGCGATAACCAAGCAGTTGTATTCAAAGTAGAATCTCACAATCACCCTTCAGCGATAGAACCTTACCAAGGTGCTGCAACTGGTGTCGGCGGAATTATTCGTGACATCGTTTCAATTGGTGCAAGACCAATTTCATTATTAAATAGTTTAAGATTTGGTGAATTAACAAATAAAACTAATCGTAGGCTATTTAGTGGTGTCGTAAAAGGTATTGGTGGCTATGGTAACTGTATTGGTATCCCTACAGTTGCTGGTGAAATTGAATTTGATGGCCGTTATGATGGTAATCCACTTGTAAACGCAATGTGTGTCGGCATTATTGATCATGACAAAATTCAAAAAGGTACTGCTAAAGGTATAGGTAATCCAGTTATTTATGTTGGATTAAAAACAGGTAGAGACGGTATTCACGGTGCTACTTTTGCTTCAGAAGAATTAAGTGAAGCATCTGAAAGTAAGAGACCATCTGTACAAATAGGTGATCCTTTCGTCGGTAAAAAATTAATGGAAGCTACTTTAGAAGCGATAACATATCCAGAATTAGTCGGAATTCAAGATATGGGTGCTGCTGGTTTAACGTCATCATCATCAGAAATGGCTGCTAAAGGTGAAGGTGGTATACATCTACATTTAGAAAAAGTCCCTACACGAGAAGAAGGTATTTCTCCATATGAAATGATGTTATCAGAAACGCAAGAACGTATGTTATTAGTAGTAGAAAAAGGAACAGAACAAAAATTCTTAGATTTATTTGAACATCACGAATTAGATTCTGCAGTAATTGGTGAAGTAACTGATACAAATAGATTTGTATTATCTTACGAAGACGAAGTTTATGCAGATATTCCAGTTGAACCATTAGCTGACGAAGCACCAGTATATATTTTAGAAGGTGAAGCGAAAGAGCATAATGAAGATGCGCATCAATACGACAATATAGATGTTAAAGATGTATTTTCTAAGCTGATTAATCACCCTACAATTGCTTCAAAACATTATGCATATGACCAATATGATCAACAAGTTGGTGCGAATACAATTATTAAACCAGGTATTAGCGCCGGTGTCGTTAGAGTTGAAGGTACTAAAAAAGCAATTGCTTCAACGATAGATGGTGAAGCAAGATATGTTTATAACAACCCATATGAAGGCGGAAAAATGGTTGTAGCTGAAGCATATAGAAACCTAATATCTGTAGGTGCTAAACCTTTAGCAATGACAGATTGCTTAAATTATGGATCTCCTGAGAAGAAAGAAATATATCAACAATTAACTGATTCTACACGAGGCATGGCAGAAGCATGTGAAGCTTTAAATACACCAGTCGTATCTGGAAATGTTTCTTTATACAATGAAACTAAAGGAACTTCAATCTTCCCAACGCCTGTAGTAGGAATGGTCGGCTTAATTGAAGATGTAAGTTATTTGAATGACTTTGAACCAAAAGTTAACGAACGTATTTATATCGTTGGAGAAACAAAAAATGATTTTGGTGGAAGTCAAATCGAAAAATTATTATATAAAGAAGTTAACCATGAACCAAGTTCAATAGACTTAAACGCAGAAGTTCAACGTGGCGAACAAATTAAAGAAGCGATTCATGCTCAAACTGTTTCTCACGTCCAAGCAATAGGTAAGGGCGGTATTGCAATAAGTCTTGCAAAAGTATCATCACACTTTAATTTAGGATTAGATGTTACAGTACCACTTTCAAATGCACAATTATTCAGTGAAACACAAGGTAGATATATTTTAGTTGCTAAAGAAAGTCAAACAGTAGAAGTAGATGGTGCAGTTGAGATAGGTAAAATAACTGACGACGGTGAATTTACATTAACTAATGAATCATCACAAATTAAATACCATGTATCTGATTTGGATGAACAGTTGAAAGGGGCAATCGCTCAATGCATGAAATCAAGAGTTTAA
- the purQ gene encoding phosphoribosylformylglycinamidine synthase subunit PurQ codes for MKLAVLVFPGSNCDRDMFNAAKHSGVEAAYVDYRETSLEGFDGVLIPGGFSFGDYLRSGAMARVAPIISEVKRLAREGKPVLGVCNGFQILTEVGLLPGALLHNDSHLFVSRNEQLTIVNNKTKFTHQYDKDETVVYPVAHGEGHYYCTDDIYDDLVKNNQIILTYNDNPNGSYKDIAGITNKEGNVCGMMPHPERAMETLLGSDSGVKLFQSIIESWREQHV; via the coding sequence ATGAAATTAGCTGTATTAGTATTTCCGGGATCTAATTGCGATCGTGATATGTTTAATGCTGCTAAACATTCTGGTGTTGAAGCGGCATATGTAGATTATAGAGAAACTTCACTTGAAGGTTTTGATGGTGTCTTAATACCTGGTGGGTTCTCTTTTGGTGACTATCTAAGATCTGGTGCGATGGCTCGTGTAGCACCAATTATTAGTGAAGTAAAAAGACTTGCTCGTGAAGGAAAACCAGTATTAGGCGTTTGTAATGGATTCCAAATCTTAACTGAAGTTGGATTGTTACCAGGTGCTTTATTGCATAATGATAGTCATTTATTTGTTAGTAGAAATGAACAATTAACAATTGTAAATAATAAAACGAAATTTACTCATCAATATGACAAAGATGAAACAGTCGTTTATCCTGTTGCGCATGGTGAAGGACATTATTATTGTACAGATGACATTTATGATGATCTTGTAAAAAACAATCAAATTATTTTAACTTATAATGACAATCCAAATGGTTCATATAAAGATATAGCTGGTATAACAAATAAGGAAGGTAATGTTTGTGGAATGATGCCACATCCAGAACGTGCGATGGAAACATTACTTGGCTCAGATAGCGGTGTTAAATTATTTCAATCTATAATCGAAAGTTGGAGGGAACAACATGTCTAA
- the purS gene encoding phosphoribosylformylglycinamidine synthase subunit PurS yields MKKIELHITLQGQVLDTQGQALNRAVHDLGYEQVNDIRVGKVIYMTVDETDENTIKNVVNTLSEKLFANTVIEEYSFKILEDEENA; encoded by the coding sequence ATGAAGAAGATTGAATTGCACATCACATTACAAGGTCAGGTTTTAGATACTCAAGGTCAAGCATTAAACAGAGCAGTACATGATTTAGGATACGAGCAAGTAAATGATATTAGAGTAGGTAAAGTTATATATATGACAGTTGATGAAACAGATGAAAATACAATCAAAAATGTTGTCAATACGTTAAGTGAAAAGTTATTTGCTAATACTGTAATTGAAGAATATAGTTTCAAAATCTTAGAAGACGAGGAGAACGCGTAA
- the purC gene encoding phosphoribosylaminoimidazolesuccinocarboxamide synthase → MSLLYEGKAKRVFNTEQEDVLRIEYKDEVTAGNGAKKDEMLGKGRLNNLITSKIFGILKQKGVPSHFIEQISETEQLVKAVEIFPLEVVVRNVAAGSICKRLGFEKGHTFEEPLLELFYKKDELNDPLITDDHVALLNIATPDELSTIKNEALKVNAVLSEVMNEMNLILVDYKIEFGVTKDGQILLADEISPDTCRIWDKETQENFDKDVYREDTGSLIDTYETFYKKLEEL, encoded by the coding sequence ATGTCACTACTTTATGAAGGTAAAGCTAAAAGAGTATTCAATACAGAACAAGAAGATGTTTTAAGAATTGAATATAAAGATGAAGTAACAGCAGGTAACGGAGCTAAAAAAGATGAAATGTTAGGAAAAGGTAGATTAAACAATTTAATTACATCTAAAATTTTTGGAATATTGAAACAAAAAGGTGTTCCGAGCCACTTTATAGAACAAATATCTGAAACAGAACAACTTGTTAAAGCTGTAGAAATCTTTCCATTAGAAGTCGTTGTTCGTAACGTAGCTGCAGGGTCTATTTGTAAAAGGCTTGGCTTTGAAAAAGGTCATACATTTGAAGAACCATTATTAGAATTATTTTATAAAAAAGATGAGTTAAATGATCCTCTAATTACAGACGATCACGTCGCATTACTTAATATTGCTACACCTGATGAACTATCTACTATTAAAAATGAAGCTTTAAAAGTTAATGCTGTATTAAGTGAAGTAATGAATGAAATGAACTTGATATTAGTAGATTATAAAATCGAGTTTGGTGTTACGAAAGATGGTCAAATTTTATTAGCTGATGAAATATCTCCAGATACTTGCAGAATTTGGGATAAAGAGACACAAGAAAACTTTGATAAAGATGTATACAGAGAAGATACTGGCTCATTAATCGATACTTATGAAACTTTTTACAAAAAATTGGAGGAACTATAA
- the purK gene encoding 5-(carboxyamino)imidazole ribonucleotide synthase, whose amino-acid sequence MTYYNLESGDMIGIVGGGQLGKMMAQSAQKMGFKVAILDPDENCPAQFVAHEFINADYSNEKALNQLGNISKVVTYEFENIDAQQLETLSNKYNIPQGSETVALLQDRLTEKQTLESAHVNIVPFLEVKQSQDLDEAIETIGFPFIIKTRFGGYDGKGQLVIRSNDDLDEARELIADTPCVVEKYLPLYKEVSITATRDIYDQTVYFPLQENEHRDQILYKTIVPARLDFEEQAINEVEKIMSKVHFIGIFTVEFFVTDDYKLFVNEIAPRPHNSGHYSIEACDYSQFDTHILAVAGWHLPEKINLLQPAIMMNLLGQDVSNLKHEFYKHPDWHVHIYGKKINKVNRKMGHITKLSTDLDKDEQQFNQTFEGRNK is encoded by the coding sequence AGATCCTGATGAAAATTGTCCTGCACAATTTGTAGCACATGAATTTATAAATGCTGATTACTCTAATGAAAAGGCACTTAATCAATTAGGTAATATCTCAAAAGTCGTTACTTATGAATTTGAAAATATAGATGCACAACAATTAGAAACACTTTCCAATAAATATAATATACCTCAAGGAAGTGAAACAGTTGCTTTATTACAAGATAGATTAACTGAAAAGCAAACTCTAGAAAGCGCTCATGTAAATATAGTGCCGTTTTTAGAAGTGAAGCAATCTCAAGACTTGGATGAAGCGATTGAAACAATAGGCTTTCCATTTATTATAAAAACACGTTTTGGTGGTTATGACGGAAAAGGACAACTTGTCATACGGTCTAACGATGACTTGGATGAAGCAAGAGAACTTATTGCCGATACACCATGCGTAGTTGAAAAATATCTCCCTCTATATAAAGAAGTATCCATAACAGCTACACGTGACATTTATGATCAAACAGTTTATTTTCCTCTACAAGAAAATGAACATAGAGATCAAATATTATATAAAACAATCGTTCCAGCTCGTTTAGATTTTGAAGAACAAGCTATAAATGAAGTTGAAAAGATCATGTCTAAAGTTCATTTCATTGGTATTTTTACTGTGGAATTTTTCGTGACTGATGATTATAAGCTATTTGTAAATGAAATTGCACCTAGACCTCATAATTCTGGACATTATTCTATAGAAGCTTGTGATTATTCTCAATTTGATACACACATACTTGCTGTAGCAGGGTGGCACTTGCCAGAAAAAATTAATTTATTACAACCAGCTATTATGATGAATTTATTAGGTCAAGATGTATCGAACTTGAAGCATGAATTTTATAAGCATCCAGATTGGCATGTTCATATATACGGCAAAAAGATTAATAAAGTTAACCGTAAGATGGGACATATTACTAAACTATCAACAGATTTAGATAAGGATGAACAACAATTTAATCAAACTTTTGAAGGGCGGAACAAGTAA